The Pleuronectes platessa chromosome 11, fPlePla1.1, whole genome shotgun sequence genome includes a window with the following:
- the LOC128450562 gene encoding 14-3-3 protein zeta has product MDKAVDKADLIQKAKLAEQSERYEDMADFMKKVTEISTEEEPLLNEERNLLSVAYKNVVGARRSAWRVLSSIGAKTDQAQTKKQQLVTEYREKVEKELQDICNNVLKLLDNFLIPHSKNGESKVFYLKMKGDYFRYLAEVANGDDKKKTISDSQEAYDKAFQISKDEMDSTHPIRLGLALNFSVFYYEILNDPEQACLLAKEAFDMAIAELDHLSEESYKDSTLIMQLLRDNLTLWTSDNATEGEEAGEGNEENQNQNEN; this is encoded by the exons ATGGATAAAGCCGTGGATAAAGCGGATCTTATTCAGAAGGCCAAGCTGGCCGAGCAGTCCGAGCGCTACGAGGACATGGCGGACTTCATGAAGAAGGTCACGGAGATTTCCACCGAAGAAGAGCCGCTGCTGAACGAGGAGCGGAACCTGCTCTCCGTCGCCTACAAAAACGTGGTCGGGGCGAGGCGTTCCGCGTGGAGGGTGTTGTCCAGCATCGGGGCGAAGACCGACCAGGCCCAGacgaagaagcagcagctggtgaCGGAGTATCgggagaaggtggagaaggagctgcaggacatcTGCAACAACGTCTTG AAACTGCTGGATAACTTTTTAATTCCACACTCCAAAAATGGCGAGAGCAAGGTCTTCTATCTTAAAATGAAGGGTGACTACTTCAGATACCTTGCTGAGGTTGCCAATGGAGATGACAAAAAAA aGACCATCAGTGACTCGCAGGAAGCGTACGATAAGGCATTTCAAATCAGCAAGGACGAAATGGACTCCACACATCCCATCCGCTTGGGCTTGGCACTTAACTTTTCCGTGTTCTACTATGAGATCCTCAACGACCCAGAACAAGCCTGCTTGTTGGCCAAGGAG GCATTTGATATGGCCATTGCAGAGCTTGACCATTTAAGTGAGGAGTCCTACAAAGACAGCACTCTTATCATGCAGCTCCTCAGAGACAACCTGACA ttATGGACCTCGGACAACGCTACCGAGGGGGAAGAGGCCGGAGAAGGTAACGAggagaaccagaaccagaatgAGAACTAA